AAAGCCACGTCATCCAACCCTAATTCGTGGGCTAAGTGATTCAAAAATGTGATTCGTTTCTTTAATGAATCGACAATCGTCACTTTCAAGTGCGGGAACACAATTTTAAGCGGCAGACTTGGAAATCCTGCTCCGGCTCCGACATCACAAATTCGTAAGGGCTTGGTAAAATCATAATAAAACGAAGCGGTCAAAGAGTCATAGAAGTGTTTAAGATAGACACCTTCCTTGTCCGTAATCGCTGTGAGATTCATTTTTTCATTCCATTCTACAAGGATTTCGAAGTACTTGTGGAACTGTTGCTGCTGCTGTTCGCTTAATTCAATACCCTGGTTCTTAAGCGATTCGAGAAAGGTGTTGATATCCATGCTTCCATCCTTTCGTTTTATTCACCCGATACGCGAGCGATTTTTCCTTGTTCGATATAAACCAGTAATATAGACACGTCCGCCGGGTTCACTCCGGAGACACGTGAAGCCTGCCCCACAGATAATGGGCGTACTTCTTTGAGACGGTCGCGGGCTTCTGTAGCAAGTCCATGAATGTCATCGTAATCAATGTTTTCAGGAATCTTCTTCGTTTCCATCTTCTTCATACGTTCGATTTGCTCGAGCGCTTTTTTGATATACCCGCTGTATTTAACCTGAATTTCTACTTGTTCCTTCACATCTTCAGGTAGTGAAACCTCACTAGGGGTTAGACGCTCCAGGTGACTGTATTTCATTTCAGGACGTTTCAATAAATCAAGGGCACGTACCGCTTCCTTCAAGCGGGTGCCTCCCGCTTCTTCAATGACAGCCTGAACTTCTTCTGTTTCCTTCAGAATGACTTTATCTAAGCGAGCTCTTTCTTCATCGATCCGCTGCTTTTTCTCAAGGAAGCGCTGATAGCGTTCTTCAGGAATTAATCCTAGTTCGTACCCTTTTTCAAGCAGACGTATATCTGCGTTGTCATGGCGAAGCATCAAACGGAATTCTGCACGAGACGTGAGAAGACGATATGGTTCATCGGTGCCTTTGGTTACGAGGTCATCAATCATAACGCCGATATAGCCTTCTGAGCGGTCGAGAATTAACGTTTCGAGATCCAGTGCTTTCGCAGCTGCGTTAATCCCTGCCATCAGCCCTTGACCGGCCGCTTCTTCGTAACCGGAAGTGCCGTTTAATTGTCCGGCGGTAAACAGTCCGGAAATTTGCTTCGTCTCCATAGTCGGCCATAATTGAGTCGGGATAATGGAATCGTACTCAATGGCATAGCCTGCCCTCATGATTTCCGCATTCTCAAGTCCAGGTACGGTCCTCATCATTTCGTTCTGTATATACTCAGGCAGGGAAGTGGAAAGACCCTGTACATACACTTCTTCTGTATCGCGACCTTCCGGCTCCAGGAAAATCTGGTGCCTTGGTTTATCATTAAAGCGCACGATTTTATCCTCAATAGAAGGGCAATAACGTGGACCTGTTCCTCGGACAGCGCCTGAATACATCGCAGACAGCGTTAAATTATCATCAATAATTTTATGAGTTGCTTCGTTTGTATAAGTCAGCCAGCAAGGAATTTGATCCGTAATGAACTCGGTCGTTTCATAAGAAAACGATCTTGGTTCCTCTTCGCCCGGCTGGATTTCCGTTTTGGAATAATCAACCGTGTGGCTGTTTACCCGCATTGGTGTACCTGTTTTAAAGCGGACCATATTAATTCCCAGTTCCTCCAGCTGCTCGGAAAGAGAAACCGTAGAACGTTGGTTATTAGGACCGCTCTCATAGGAGAGGTCTCCAATCAGGACACGTCCACGCATGAACGTTCCCGTCGTTACGATAACGGTTGGAGCATAGTAAGCTGCTTTTGTTTCTGTAACGACTCCTTTGATTTCATTG
The Halobacillus halophilus DSM 2266 DNA segment above includes these coding regions:
- the rsmG gene encoding 16S rRNA (guanine(527)-N(7))-methyltransferase RsmG produces the protein MDINTFLESLKNQGIELSEQQQQQFHKYFEILVEWNEKMNLTAITDKEGVYLKHFYDSLTASFYYDFTKPLRICDVGAGAGFPSLPLKIVFPHLKVTIVDSLKKRITFLNHLAHELGLDDVAFYHDRAENFGKNAKFREGYDLVMARAVARMSVLSELCLPLTAKGGHFMAMKGPNLADEMEDAALAIQTVGGEVENVHTFTLPEEDSERNIAIIEKRRKTPKKYPRKAGTPNKAPIQ
- the mnmG gene encoding tRNA uridine-5-carboxymethylaminomethyl(34) synthesis enzyme MnmG codes for the protein MTYDAGHYDVIVIGAGHAGVEAGLAAARRGAKTLMLTLNLDLVAFMPCNPSIGGPAKGIVVREVDALGGAMGKVIDKTHIQMRLLNTRKGPAVRALRAQADKPLYIKEMKRILENQENLTLRQGMVEKLLVEDNEIKGVVTETKAAYYAPTVIVTTGTFMRGRVLIGDLSYESGPNNQRSTVSLSEQLEELGINMVRFKTGTPMRVNSHTVDYSKTEIQPGEEEPRSFSYETTEFITDQIPCWLTYTNEATHKIIDDNLTLSAMYSGAVRGTGPRYCPSIEDKIVRFNDKPRHQIFLEPEGRDTEEVYVQGLSTSLPEYIQNEMMRTVPGLENAEIMRAGYAIEYDSIIPTQLWPTMETKQISGLFTAGQLNGTSGYEEAAGQGLMAGINAAAKALDLETLILDRSEGYIGVMIDDLVTKGTDEPYRLLTSRAEFRLMLRHDNADIRLLEKGYELGLIPEERYQRFLEKKQRIDEERARLDKVILKETEEVQAVIEEAGGTRLKEAVRALDLLKRPEMKYSHLERLTPSEVSLPEDVKEQVEIQVKYSGYIKKALEQIERMKKMETKKIPENIDYDDIHGLATEARDRLKEVRPLSVGQASRVSGVNPADVSILLVYIEQGKIARVSGE